A window from Malassezia japonica chromosome 1, complete sequence encodes these proteins:
- a CDS encoding pyridoxal 5'-phosphate synthase (glutamine hydrolyzing) (COG:H; EggNog:ENOG503NVDT; BUSCO:EOG09263MIB), translating to MSTDNPKILPSANNAEKAATTPRGSGNLGTFGVKSGLAQMLKGGVIMDVVNAEQARIAEEAGACAVMALERVPADIRQDGGVARMSDPKMIQEIIDAVTIPVMAKCRIGHFVEAQILQACNVDYIDESEVLTPADDEHHINKHNFKVPFVCGCRNLGEALRRISEGAAMIRTKGEAGTGNVVEAVRHQRTVQAEIRRAASMSDDELYAYARDLKAPFHLLKETARLKRLPVVNFAAGGVATPADAALMMQLGSDGVFVGSGIFKGNNQAERAKAIVQAVAHYNDAAKLAEVSTNLGEAMVGLTITDNMKGGKLASRGW from the exons ATGTCGACCGATAACCCGAAAATTCTGCCTAGTGCGAACAACGCTGAGAAGGCTGCGACCACCCCGCGTGGCTCCGGAAACCTCGGCACCTTTGGTGTGAAGAGCGGTCTCGCGCAGATGCTCAAGGGCGGTGTCATTATGGACGTCGTCaacgccgagcaggcgcgcattgccgaggaggctggcgcgtgcgccgtcATGGCGCTTGAGCGTGTCCCTGCTGATATCCGCCAGGATGGTGGTGTGGCCCGCATGTCGGACCCCAAGATGATTCAGGAGATCATTGACGCTGTCACGATCCCCGTGATGGCCAAGTGCCGTATCGGCCACTTTGTCGAGGCCCAGATCCTGCAGGCCTGCAACGTGGACTACATTGACGAGAGCGAGGTGCTTACCCCCGCCGATGACGAGCACCACATCAACAAGCATAACTTCAAGGTGCCGTTCGTGTGTGGCTGCCGcaacctcggcgaggcgctgcgccgcatcagCGAGGGTGCTGCCATGATCCGCACCAAGGGTGAGGCCGGCACCGGTAACGTggtcgaggccgtgcgccaccAGCGCACGGTTCAGGCCGAGatccgccgcgcggcgagcatgagcgacgacgagctctaCGCCTACGCGCGCGACCTCAAG GCTCCGTTCCACCTGCTCAAGGAGACTGCTCGCCTGAAGCGCCTCCCTGTGGTCAACTTTGCCGCGGGCGGTGTTGCGACgcccgccgacgctgcgctcatgatgcagctcggcagcgacggTGTGTTTGTGGGATCGGGTATCTT CAAGGGTAACAACcaggcggagcgcgccaaggccattgtgcaggcggtcgcgcaCTACAACGACGCCGCAAAACTCGCCGAGGTGTCGACgaacctcggcgaggccaTGGTCGGTCTCACCATCACCGACAACATGAAGGGCGGCAAGCTAGCCTCGCGCGGTTGGTAG
- the RIP1 gene encoding quinol--cytochrome-c reductase (EggNog:ENOG503NV7A; BUSCO:EOG09264MIL; COG:C): MSVPICRSIVSRRATNVGSTVRQLANGTPVVSGLNLNVSAPADPHAHDEHAAGPRGDLSAVPSWTSKASLRGHSVFSRSAVNTKVSGVQTSVRGLSTSARALETPDFSQYRAKSPEVHRAFSYFLIGSFGALAATSARSTVTNFLSTMSASSDVLALAKVEVDMANIPVGKNAIIKWRGKPVFVRHRTEDEIKEAEDCDVSKLRDPETDEQRVKRPEWLVMVGVCTHLGCVPIGEAGEYGGWFCPCHGSHYDISGRIRKGPAPLNLEIPEYDFNDGEEKIVIG; this comes from the exons ATGTCTGTCCCTATCTGTCGGAGTATTGTGTCGCGCCGTGCTACGAACGTCGG CTCGACGGTTCGCCAGCTCGCCAACGGCACCCCTGTCGTCTCGGGTCTGAACCTCAATGTTTCGGCCCCGGCTGACCCCCACGCTcacgacgagcacgccgcgggTCCCCGTGGCGACCTCTCAGCTGTGCCCTCGTGGACCAGCAAGGCCAGCCTCCGTGGCCACTCTGTCTTCTCCCGCTCGGCTGTGAACA CCAAGGTCTCGGGTGTGCAGACCTCGGTCCGTGGTCTTTCGACCTCGGCCCGTGCCTTGGAGACCCCCGACTTTAGCCAATACCGTGCCAAGTCGCCCGAGGTGCACCGCGCCTTCTCCTACTTCCTGATCGGAAGCTTTGGTGCCCTGGCTGCTACGAGCGCCCGCTCGACGGTGACCAACTTCCTGTCGACGatgagcgcgtcgagcgatgtgcttgcgctcgccaaggtcgaggtcgacatGGCCAACATCCCTGTTGGCAAGAACGCCATCATCAAGTGGCGTGGTAAGCCCGTCTTTGTGCGCCACCGCACGGAGGACGAGATCAAGGAGGCTGAGGACTGCGATGTGTCCAAGCTCCGTGACCCCGAGAcggacgagcagcgcgtcaaGCGCCCGGAATGGCTCGTCATGGTCGGTGTATGCACCCACCTGGGTTGTGTGCCGATCGGCGAGGCCGGTGAATACGGTGGCTGGTTCTGCCCTTGCCACGGTAGCCACTACGACATCAGCGGCCGTATCCGCAAGGGCCCCGCGCCCCTGAACCTCGAGATTCCCGAGTACGACTTTAACGATGGCGAGGAGAAG ATCGTCATCGGTTAA
- the SPT16 gene encoding Xaa-Pro aminopeptidase (COG:K; EggNog:ENOG503NW09) → MAPSPVKGGREAGGKMLRSRARTATIDESVAKKMKEHQGELVKQKQDEGLKRFKGEDGAERDANEEVFKKYESYRRENMLPTKVDELRIMVDARAQSLILPINSFAVPFHIKTVKNVSKSDEGEYTYLRINFVTPGQLSGKKDDVPFDDPDATFIRNISYRSTDARHFDAIYNEITEMRRIASKREAERKELADVIEQDQLVLNKARPYILPDVFPRPALEGKRLPGGLTIHQNGVRFVSPLRQDQKIDIPFSNVKHLFYQPCDKELIVLIHFHLKSPVMIGKRKTKDIQFYREASDVQFDETGNRKRRYRAGDEDEIELEQEERRHRHHLNKEFKHFAQRIADASEGRLQVDIPYRDLGFTGVPSRASVLLQPTTDCLVHLTDPPFLVVTLSEIEIVHLERVQYGLSSFDMVFVFSDFSRTPLHISSVPSTSLDDVKQWLDSVDVCVTEGAVNLNWGAIMKTINEDPYAFFQEGGWECTYNLLTAVLQADASDASDGSDSEAESEFDSDLAEEEQESTEDSESGSDFGASEDESEEGSDVEEESEGEDWDELEAKAARDDMKKRRERGEGSDDEDVKPKVKKSKGGFGRL, encoded by the exons ATGGCGCCGAGT CCGGTTAAAGGAGggcgcgaggccggcggCAAGATGCTGCGCAGTCGTGCGCGGACTGCCACGATTGACGAGTCGGTCGCCAAGAAGATGAAGGAGCACCAGGGCGAGCTCGTGAAGCAGAAGCAGGACGAGGGCCTGAAGCGCTTCAAGGGCGAAGACGgggcggagcgcgacgcgaaCGAGGAAGTGTTTAAAAAGTACGAGAGCTACCGTCGCGAGAACATGCTCCCGACCAAGGTGGACGAACTGCGA ATCatggtcgacgcgcgcgcacaGTCGCTTATCCTGCCGATCAACTCGTTTGCCGTGCCTTTTCATATCAAGACGGTGAAGAACGTGAGCAAGTcggacgagggcgagtaTACGTATCTGCGCATCAACTTTGTCACGCCGGGCCAGCTGTCGGGCAAGAAGGACGACGTGCCGTTCGACGACCCGGACGCCACCTTTATCCGCAACATCAGCTACCGCTCGACGGACGCACGCCACTTTGACGCGATCTACAACGAAATCACCGagatgcggcgcatcgcgtcgaagcgcgaggcggagcgcaaggagctcgccgacgtcaTCGAGCAGGATCAGCTGGTGCTCAACAAGGCGCGCCCGTATATTCTCCCGGACGTCTTcccgcgcccggcgctcgagggTAAGCGCCTGCCGGGCGGCCTTACGATCCACCAGAATGGTGTGCGGTTCGtgtcgccgctgcgccaggaCCAAAAGATCGACATTCCGTTCAGCAATGTCAAGCACCTCTTCTACCAGCCGTGCGACAAGGAGCTGATTGTGCTGATCCACTTCCACCTCAAGTCGCCCGTGATGATCGGCAAGCGGAAAACCAAGGACATCCAGTTCTACCGTGAAGCGTCCGACGTGCAGTTCGACGAGACGGGCAACCGCAAGCGTCGGTACAgggccggcgacgaggacgagatcgagctcgagcaggaggagcgccgtcACCGCCACCACCTCAACAAGGAGTTTAAGCactttgcgcagcgcatcgccgacgcgtccgAGGGACGCCTCCAGGTCGACATTCCCTACCGCGACCTGGGCTTTACTGGTgtgccgtcgcgcgccagtGTCCTGCTGCAGCCGACGACCGACTGCCTGGTGCACCTGACCGACCCGCCGTTTTTGGTCGTGACCCTGTCCGAGATCGAGATTGTGCACCTGGAACGTGTGCAATACGGCCTCTCGTCGTTCGATATGGTGTTTGTGTTTAGCGACTTTTCGCGTACGCCGCTGCACATtagcagcgtgccgagcacctcgctgGACGACGTGAAGCAGTGGCTTGA CTCGGTCGACGTGTGCGTAACCGAGGGCGCGGTCAACCTCAACTGGGGCGCGATCATGAAGACGATCAACGAGG ACCCCTACGCGTTCTTCCAAGAGGGTGGATGGGAGTGTACGTACAACCTACTCACAGCAGTCCTTCAGGCAGATGCGTCGGACGCGTCGGACGGCTCGGACAGCGAGGCAGAGTCCGAGTTCGACTCGGACCTCGCCGAAGAGGAGCAGGAGTCGACCGAGGACTCGGAGAGCGGCTCCGACTTTGGTGCCTCGGAGGACGAGAGCGAAGAGGGCTCCGATGTCGAGGAGGAAagcgagggcgaggactgggacgagctcgaggccaaggctgcgcgcgacgacatgaagaagcgccgcgagcgtggcgagggcagcgacgacgaggatgtCAAGCCCAAGGTCAAGAAGAGCAAAGGCGGCTTTGGCAGGCTCTAG